The proteins below come from a single Oncorhynchus masou masou isolate Uvic2021 unplaced genomic scaffold, UVic_Omas_1.1 unplaced_scaffold_1915, whole genome shotgun sequence genomic window:
- the LOC135532576 gene encoding LOW QUALITY PROTEIN: NACHT, LRR and PYD domains-containing protein 12-like (The sequence of the model RefSeq protein was modified relative to this genomic sequence to represent the inferred CDS: inserted 2 bases in 1 codon), with protein sequence MTQDTSSKCVQKPRAESPTTSLLSMKSDQPPAFSQEPLPDDNKEVESLDSEDVLNITHNLLDRRSQTLLTVQQDIKAKLKHKYQHISEGIGHHGNQSLFKDIYTELYITEGGSGGLNNEHEVRQIEMASKTHPTQETPIKCNDIFKPLPGQDKPIRTVLTKGITGVGKTVSVQKVVLDWAEGKANQNVHFMFPLPFRDLNLKKDQYSLMQLLSHYFSELKEIDSIEDGETNTVFIFDGLDECRLPLDFKNNEKCCDVTKPTSVDVLLTNLIKGNLLPSAVLWITSRHAAANQIPPECVDQVTEVRGFNDPQKEEYFRKKITDQNLANEIIKHVKTSRSLHIMCHMPVFCWISATVLEMMLKEAEKDEVPKTLTQMYSHFMIQIIVKNRKYNKATETNPKELSQSDKEMILKLAKLAFQQLQKGNLIFYEEDLRECGIDVTEASEYSALCTEIFKEESGLYQDKVYSFVHLSIQEFLAAVHALESCLGKKEKVFSPKAVTSDDVTAVTKGQDYYENSRFKFWSYKLKPDKLTSIDDNDYDDSDEDKKDDNDEEESIQLSDLHRRAVDQALKSEIGHLDLFLCFLLGLSLASNQNLLRGLLTQTKRTTQTNEETVERTARYLSDKIKEESSPERIINLFHCLNELGSNSLVEDMQTSLRSGTLSETRLKPDQCSALAYLLLMSEEVLEEFDLKTYNTSEEGYQRLLPVVKTCKRALLDRCKLTYKSCETLASALQTPNSPLRELDLSSNDLGDRGVELLCVGLTSPLCNIQTLVLGQCGLTEGCCSDLASVLSSPNSQLNQLELRDNDLQDSGVTLLSAGLEDPDCKLHTLGCTAVSVRCTELXVTLLSAGLEDPDCKLHTLGLSGCLVTEEGCAALSSALRSNPSHLKELDLSYNHPRDSAGGLLSAALMDPTYKLMKLNVDHGGECRLKSGLRKYACHLTLDPNTAHPYLILSEGNCKMTCVVEEQHYEDHPDRFDCRHQVLCREGLSGGRYYWEVERDGDWDGGKAYIGVVYKRIKRKGEEDDSWIGHNKESWCLVCSDSDYHFYHAGVHSRSIPGPGPSTVGVFLDWSAGTLSFYSVSSSGTLTHLHTEHTTFTEPLYPGFGFEVSSSVTPCQINDQHIQRDHGGESWIKPGPENTRDHGGESWIKPGPEDTRDHGGESWIKPGPENTRDHGGESCIEPGPEDTRDHGGESCIEPGPEDTRDHGGESCIKPGPENTRDHGGESWIKPGPENTRDHGGESCIEPGPENTRDHGEEFWIKPGPEKWIPQSCKTCDHVEDSTHWLQIEPLTSTVQGVTMFRHRTPRGSYECTVSGLRWLCERDVILKYHFRNWEPYSQLLKDMQYTQGGPLLDITMELGELEEVHLPHFVCLGTNPSLRNEMKILHVEEHGVSLEEVHEVTRFHAKILHPKFSPISVIWKSLSRKKDVHCDVVLYMAVKRSTVISRLYLLLRNSSQKEAVQEREKNQVSKGFSEFVLSSPNGSLKLNSWFAFKNPRSTSINPEKIQLLPADTTPSCCQMIMGNTGVDIEMELIGDDERTVWKSVVSKDVYSNDSHPTSLILLGIPAEEFLQKHRAELIQGVKNTKPIADVLRSKYMIGDEEYSRIKAETTEQERMRELLNAVLPKGPEVMGACLKALSEHEHHLVKFLSESR encoded by the exons ATGACTCAAGACACCAGTTCTAAGTG TGTCCAGAAGCCCAGAGCAGAGTCACCTACAACCAGCCTGCTATCAATGAAGAGTGATCAGCCACCTGCTTTCAGCCAGGAACCATTACCAGATGACAATAAGGAAGTGGAGAGTTTGGACAGTGAGGATGTATTAAATATCACACACAACCTTCTGGACAGAAGAA GTCAAACTCTGCTGACAGTCCAACAAGACATCAAGGCTAAACTGAAACACAAGTATCAACACATATCTGAAGGAATTGGACACCATGGAAACCAAAGTCTGTTCAAAGACatctacacagagctctacatcacagagggtggaagtggagggctcaataatgaacatgaggtTAGACAGATAGAGATGGCATCCAAGACACATCCCACACAAGAGACACCAATCAAATGCAACGACATCTTCAAGCCTTTACCTGGACAAGACAAACctatcagaactgtgctgacCAAAGGAATAACTGGTGttggaaaaacagtctctgtgcagaaggTCGTCCTTGACTGGGCAGAGGGGAAAGCAAATCAGAACGTTCATTTCATGTTTCCTCTTCCTTTCCGTGATCTGAACCTGAAAAAGGACCAATACAGTCTGATGCAACTTCTTTCCCACTACTTCTCAGAGCTGAAAGAGATTGACAGCATTGAAGATGGTGAAACCAACACTGTTTTCATttttgatggtctggatgagtgtCGACTTCCTCTAGACTTCAAAAACAATGAGAAGTGCTGTGATGTCACGAAGCCAACCTCAGTGGACGTGCTGCTGACAAACCTCATCAAGGGgaatctgcttccctctgctgtcctctggatAACCTCACGGCATGCAGCAGCCAATCAGATCCCTCCTGAGTGTGttgaccaggtgacagaggtacgagggttcaatgaTCCACAGAAGGAGGAGTATTTCAGGAAGAAAATCACAGATCAGAATCTGGCCAATGAAATCATCAAACACGTGaagacatcaaggagcctccacatcatgtgccacatgCCAGTCTTCTGTTGGATATCAGCCACTGTCCTTGAGATGATGCTGAAAGAGGCAGAGAAGGATGAAGTCCCCAAAACTCTGACCCAGATGTACTCACACTTCATGATCCAAATCATTGTGAAGAACAGGAAGTACAACAAAGCCACAGAGACGAACCCAAAGGAACTGTCTCAGTCAGACAAAGAGATGATCCTTAAACTGGCAAAGCTGGCTTTCCAACAGCTGCAGAAGGGCAACCTGATCTTCTATGAGGAGGACCTGAGAGAGTGTGGCATTGACGTCACAGAGGCATCAGAGTACTCAGCATTGTGTACAGAGATCTTTAAAGAAGAATCTGGGCTGTACCAAGACAAGGTCTACAGCTTTGTGcatctgagcattcaggagtttctAGCAGCAGTGCATGCTTTAGAGTCATGTCTGGGCAAGAAGGAAAAAGTTTTCTCCCCCAAAGCAGTCACCAGTGATGATGTCACAGCAGTCACTAAGGGCCAAGATTATTATGAAAACAGCCGATTCAAATTCTGGTCCTACAAGTTGAAGCCTGACAAGTTGACGTCAATCGATGATAATGATTACGATGATTCCGATGAAGACAAAAAGGATGACAATGATGAAGAGGAGTCAATACAGTTGTCTGATTTACACAGGAGAGCAGTGGACCAGGCCTTGAAGAGTGAGATTGGACACCTGGACCTGTTCCTCTGCTTCCTTCTGGGTCTCTCACTGGCATCCAATCAGAATCTGTTACGAGGCCTTCTGACACAGACAAAAAGAACAACACAGACCAATGAGGAAACAGTTGAGAGAACAGCCAGGTACCTTTCAGACAAGATCAAGGAGGAATCCTCACCAGAAAGGATCATCAACttgttccactgtctgaatgaactTGGTTCCAACTCTCTAGTTGAAGACATGCAGACCTCCCTGCGATCAGGAACTCTTTCAGAAACAAGACTAAAACCTGACCAATGTTCAGCCCTGGCCTACCTGTTACTGATGTCAGAGGAGGTGCTGGAGGAGTTTGACCTGAAGACATACAACACATCAGAGGAAGGTTATCAGAGGTTGCTGCCGGTAGTGAAAACCTGCAAGAGAGCACT ACTGGATCGCTGTAAACTCACATATAAATCCTGTGAGACTCTGGCCTCAGCTCTGCAGACACCAAACTCCCCCCTGAGAGAACTGGACCTCAGCTCCAAtgacctgggagacagaggagtggagctgctctGTGTTGGACTAACCAGTCCCCTCTGCAACATACAGACACTAGT TCTTGGTCAGTGTGGTCTGACAGAGGGTTGCTGTTCAGATCTGGCCTCAGTCCTGAGTTCACCCAACTCACAACTGAACCAACTGGAGCTGAGAGACAATGACCTGCAGGACTCAGGAGTTACACTGctgtctgctggactggaggatccagaCTGTAAACTACACACACTGGGGTGTACAGCTGTTTCAGTCAGGTGTACTGAGCT AGTTACACTGctgtctgctggactggaggatccagaCTGTAAACTACACACACTGGG gctgtctggctgtctggtcaCAGAGGAGGGCTGTGCTGCTCTGTcatcagctctgaggtcaaacccctcccacctgaaagagctggacctgagctacaatcacccaAGAGACTCTGCAGGGGGACTGCTTTCAGCTGCTCTGATGGATCCCACATATAAACTGATGAAGCTGAA TGTTGATCATGGTGGAGAGTGCAGGCTGAAATCAGGGCTGAGGAAAT ATGCTTGTCATCTCACCCTGGACCCAAATACAGCACACCCATACCTGATACTGTCTGAGGGGAACTGTAAAATGACATGTGTGGTGGAGGAGCAGCATTATGAAGACCATCCAGACAGATTTGATTGTCGTCACCAAGTTCTCTGCAGAGAAGGCTTATCTGGAGGTCGttattactgggaggtggagagggatggtGACTGGGATGGTGGCAAGGCTTACATTGGTGTGGTGTACAAAAGAAtaaagaggaagggagaagaggatgaCAGTTGGATTGGACACAATAAGGAGTCCTGGTGTTTAGTCTGCTCTGACAGTGATTATCACTTTTACCATGCTGGAGTCCATAGCAGATCCATCCCTGGTCCTGGTCCTAGCACAGTTGGTGTGTTTCTGGACTGGTCAGCTGGTACTTTGTCCTTCTATAGTGTGTCCTCCTCTGGTACACTGACACACcttcacacagaacacaccacatTCACTGAacccctctatcctgggtttGGGTTTGAGGTTTCCTCCTCTGTGACCCCGTGTCAGATAAATGACCAACACATTCAGAG agaccatggtggagagagttggatcaagcctggacctgagaacaccagagaccatggtggagagagttggatcaagcctggacctgaggacaccagagaccatggtggagagagttggatcaagcctggacctgagaacaccagagaccatggtggagagagttgtatcgagcctggacctgaggacaccagagaccatggtggagagagttgtatcgagcctggacctgaggacaccagagaccatggtggagagagttgtatcaagcctggacctgagaacaccagagaccatggtggagagagttggatcaagcctggacctgagaacaccagagaccatggtggagagagttgtatcgagcctggacctgagaacaccagagaccatggtgaAGAGTTTTGGATCAAGCCTGGACCTGAGAAAT GGATTCCTCAGAGCTGTAAGACTTGTGACCATGTTGAG GACTCCACACACTGGCTTCAGATTGAACCCTTGACTTCCACTGTCCAGGGAGTGACAATGTTCAG ACACAGGACACCCAGAGGGAGTTATGAGTGTACAGTGTCTGGGCTCCGCtggctgtgtgagagagatgtcATTCTGAAGTATCACTTCAGGAACTGGGAACCCTACAGTCAACTTCTGAAAGACATGCAGTACACACAAGGTGGTCCATTGCTGGACATCACTATGGAGTTAGGTGAACTGGAGGAAGTTCATCTGCCACACTTTGTCTGTTTAG GGACCAACCCTTCCCTGAGGAATGAGATGAAGATTCTTCATGTAGAGGAACATGGAGTGTCTTTAGAGGAAGTGCATGAGGTCACCAGATTCCATGCTAAGATTCTCCATCCCAAGTTCTCACCTATCTCTGTTATATGGAAATCACTGTCTCGTAAGAAAGATGTCCACTGTGACGTGGTCCTCTACATGGCAGTAAAAAGGTCAACAGTCATTTCAAGGCTGTACCTGCTCCTCAGAAACTCCAGTCAGAAAGAG GCTGTTCAGGAACGGGAGAAAAACCAGGTGTCCAAAGGATTTTCAGAATTCGTCCTGTCAAGTCCAAATGGGTCCTTAAAGCTGAACAGTTGGTTTGCGTTCAAGAATCCCCGCTCCACTTCCATCAATCCAGAG AAGATTCAGCTGTTACCTGCAGACACCACACCAAGCTGTTGTCAGATGATTATGGGAAACACAGGGGTGGATATTGAGATGGAGTTAATCGGGGATGATGAGAGGACAGTATGGAAATCAGTGGTATCAAAAG ATGTGTACAGCAACGACTCTCATCCAACAT catTAATACTCCTTGGGATTCCTGCTGAGGAGTTTCTTCAGAAACACAGGGCTGAACTCATTCAGGGAGTCAAAAACACAAAGCCAATAGCAGATGTTCTACGGTCAAAGTACATGATTGGTGATGAAGAGTACTCCAGAATAAAAGCCGAAACAACTGAACAGGAGCGAATGAGAGAACTACTGAACGCAGTCCTCCCTAAAGGACCAGAAGTGATGGGAGCTTGTCTCAAAGCTCTCAGTGAACATGAACACCATCTTGTTAAGTTCTTGAGTGAATCGAG